The Burkholderia ubonensis genome has a window encoding:
- a CDS encoding efflux RND transporter periplasmic adaptor subunit produces the protein MSVRRSVFLAAGALVVLSGALFLWRTERVSAADRPASPPAPLPVETIVVKPQADAPTLDAVGSLEAVRQVTIAPEVAGRVVDIRFVAGSRVSAGQPLVQLYDAPEQAKLAGLQAKADYTRRQFARAEQLVPNGAEPKATFDARRYELDAARADIRETQAVITQKLIRAPFSGVIGLRRVNLGQYLNPGDAIATLTDLDALHANFTVPQKALSRVALGQAVRVTTDAYPGRTFEGRVTAIEPQVGDETRNITVQATVANAGQLLRPGMYIDAHLALPGRDAVISVPDTAVQTSQAGDSVVVVEQRDARGVGVARVRQVRIGARDRGRIVVEDGLRAGDVVVTTGQLRVAPGAKVQALADASAQRESVR, from the coding sequence ATATCGGTGAGACGCTCTGTGTTCCTTGCCGCAGGCGCGTTGGTCGTCCTGTCCGGCGCATTGTTCCTTTGGCGCACGGAACGTGTATCGGCGGCCGATCGGCCTGCGTCGCCACCGGCGCCGTTGCCGGTCGAGACCATCGTCGTGAAGCCGCAGGCCGATGCGCCGACGCTCGATGCGGTCGGTTCGCTCGAAGCGGTGCGGCAGGTGACGATCGCGCCGGAAGTCGCCGGGCGCGTCGTGGACATCCGCTTCGTCGCGGGCTCGCGCGTGAGCGCCGGGCAGCCGCTCGTGCAGCTCTACGATGCACCCGAGCAGGCGAAGCTCGCCGGGCTGCAGGCGAAGGCCGACTACACGCGCCGGCAGTTTGCGCGCGCCGAGCAGCTCGTGCCGAACGGCGCCGAACCGAAGGCGACCTTCGACGCGCGCCGCTACGAGCTCGACGCCGCGCGCGCCGACATCCGCGAGACGCAGGCCGTGATCACGCAGAAGCTGATCCGCGCGCCGTTTTCCGGCGTGATCGGACTGCGGCGCGTGAACCTCGGCCAGTACCTGAATCCGGGCGACGCGATCGCGACGCTCACCGATCTCGATGCGCTGCACGCGAACTTCACGGTGCCGCAGAAGGCGCTGAGCCGCGTCGCGCTCGGGCAAGCCGTGCGCGTGACGACGGACGCCTACCCGGGCCGCACCTTCGAAGGGCGCGTGACCGCGATCGAGCCGCAGGTCGGCGACGAGACGCGCAACATCACCGTGCAGGCGACCGTGGCCAACGCCGGCCAGCTGCTGCGCCCGGGCATGTACATCGATGCGCACCTGGCGCTGCCGGGCCGCGACGCGGTGATCAGCGTGCCGGATACCGCGGTGCAGACGTCGCAGGCCGGCGACAGCGTCGTCGTGGTCGAGCAGCGCGACGCGCGCGGCGTCGGCGTGGCGCGCGTGCGCCAGGTGCGCATCGGCGCGCGCGACCGGGGCCGCATCGTCGTCGAGGACGGGCTGCGCGCCGGCGACGTGGTCGTGACGACCGGGCAGCTGCGCGTCGCGCCGGGCGCGAAGGTGCAGGCGCTCGCCGACGCGTCCGCGCAACGGGAGAGCGTGCGATGA
- a CDS encoding DoxX family protein translates to MKAAAALALRVVLGVFWSWAGLTKIVGHFDAGPFLTAAVSRSAVAPEAVRLALTGAIVHVALPHVVAVNLIVPWLELAAGLSILLGIAIAWGVAGAAAMSALFLMCGAVGTNPLLLFGAVLLAMSHPYARAWTLHAPRAPATTI, encoded by the coding sequence ATGAAGGCGGCCGCCGCGCTCGCGCTGCGCGTCGTGCTCGGCGTGTTCTGGAGCTGGGCGGGCTTGACGAAGATCGTCGGGCACTTCGATGCAGGCCCCTTTCTGACGGCAGCCGTCTCGCGATCCGCGGTGGCGCCCGAAGCCGTGCGGCTCGCGCTGACCGGCGCGATCGTGCACGTCGCGCTTCCGCACGTCGTCGCGGTGAACCTGATCGTGCCCTGGCTGGAACTGGCGGCAGGATTATCGATCCTGCTCGGCATCGCGATCGCGTGGGGTGTCGCCGGCGCGGCGGCGATGTCCGCGCTGTTCCTGATGTGCGGGGCGGTCGGCACCAATCCATTGCTGCTGTTCGGCGCCGTCCTGTTGGCGATGTCACACCCGTATGCGCGCGCATGGACCCTTCATGCGCCGCGAGCGCCTGCCACGACCATCTGA
- a CDS encoding multidrug effflux MFS transporter, translating into MSDSKQYENFLVFLAPLINSVGGIAIDLYAPSIPAIGRELGVAPSMMQNTITITLVFYALGQLAFGMLADWWGRRPSVLAGLALFIAGSALAVAAPSFEALMVGRAIQGFAIGSCQVVARAVLVDTVKGDRFRVAIVYLSLAFGLGPVIAPYVGGLVQEMAGWRWNFVVYCGYGLVVLSFAFAGLRESLRPEMRRTPAQTIAGYREILSDPHFLSAVGMLGMSFSAFLMWNVIGPYIVQHRLGHSASYFGSTALAVGLCYLGGTTLNRSLIKRYSGEQLMRGGIVLFALGVACVASSGTALVLVTALGGIMLIAFAQGFIFSNAMARSMALFPGRAGAAASLQGCLMLVLGSIVSGVVSALPMETNATIAIMFACLLGVTMIGFRQLHRRHPQVAR; encoded by the coding sequence ATGTCCGATTCCAAACAATACGAAAACTTTCTCGTGTTCCTGGCGCCGCTGATCAACAGCGTCGGCGGGATCGCGATCGACCTGTACGCGCCGAGCATTCCGGCGATCGGCCGCGAGCTCGGCGTCGCGCCGAGCATGATGCAGAACACGATCACCATCACGCTCGTGTTCTATGCGCTCGGCCAGCTCGCGTTCGGCATGCTCGCCGACTGGTGGGGGCGCCGGCCGTCCGTGCTGGCCGGCCTCGCGCTGTTCATCGCGGGCAGCGCGCTCGCGGTGGCCGCGCCGTCGTTCGAGGCGCTGATGGTCGGTCGCGCGATCCAGGGCTTCGCGATCGGGTCGTGCCAGGTGGTCGCGCGCGCCGTGCTCGTCGATACCGTGAAGGGCGACCGCTTCCGCGTCGCGATCGTCTACCTGAGTCTCGCATTCGGGCTCGGCCCGGTGATCGCGCCGTACGTCGGCGGGCTCGTGCAGGAGATGGCGGGCTGGCGCTGGAACTTCGTCGTCTACTGCGGCTACGGGCTCGTCGTGCTGTCGTTCGCGTTCGCGGGCCTGCGCGAGTCGCTGCGGCCCGAGATGCGGCGCACGCCGGCGCAGACGATAGCGGGCTACCGCGAGATCCTGTCCGATCCGCATTTCCTGTCCGCCGTCGGGATGCTCGGGATGAGCTTCTCGGCATTCCTGATGTGGAACGTGATCGGGCCGTACATCGTGCAGCATCGCCTCGGGCACAGCGCGTCGTACTTCGGATCGACGGCGCTCGCCGTCGGCCTGTGCTACCTCGGCGGCACGACGCTGAACCGCAGCCTGATCAAGCGCTACAGCGGCGAGCAGTTGATGCGCGGCGGGATCGTGCTGTTCGCGCTCGGCGTCGCGTGCGTCGCGTCGAGCGGCACCGCGCTCGTGCTCGTCACCGCGCTCGGCGGGATCATGCTGATCGCATTCGCGCAGGGCTTCATCTTCTCGAACGCGATGGCCCGCTCGATGGCGCTGTTTCCGGGGCGCGCGGGCGCCGCGGCGAGCCTGCAGGGCTGCCTGATGCTGGTGCTCGGTTCGATCGTGTCGGGGGTCGTCAGCGCATTGCCCATGGAGACGAACGCGACGATTGCCATCATGTTCGCGTGTCTGCTCGGCGTGACCATGATCGGCTTCCGGCAGCTGCATCGCCGCCATCCGCAGGTGGCGCGATGA
- a CDS encoding thermostable hemolysin: protein MHIVRTFHPGQAAYRAMQLAVAQNYYQAHGARPEPRPDQFWCLTDRAMTLPGYACVGLSWGDSAPLFSEYYLDESLTHLYGLSRAELVELGQFSSFGSKGAGRYLIANVFRTLAQHHYRYVLMTATERVRHIVQSLQIGYDDLGHASVSRVRDQHVDWGTYYDNAPRVIMVKIGGMAARDELPAWSPLDDKPPPRCASRHVALAAPGH from the coding sequence GTGCACATCGTACGAACTTTCCATCCGGGGCAGGCCGCTTATCGCGCGATGCAGCTGGCGGTCGCCCAGAACTACTACCAGGCGCACGGCGCGCGCCCGGAGCCGCGCCCCGACCAGTTCTGGTGCCTGACCGACCGCGCGATGACGCTGCCCGGCTACGCGTGCGTCGGGTTGAGCTGGGGCGACAGCGCCCCGCTCTTCTCGGAGTACTACCTGGACGAGTCGCTGACGCATCTGTACGGGCTGTCGCGCGCGGAGCTCGTCGAACTCGGGCAGTTCTCGTCGTTCGGCTCGAAGGGCGCGGGGCGCTACCTGATCGCGAACGTGTTCCGCACGCTTGCCCAGCATCACTACCGGTACGTGCTGATGACGGCGACCGAGCGGGTGCGGCACATCGTGCAGTCGCTGCAGATCGGCTATGACGATCTCGGTCACGCAAGCGTGAGCCGCGTGCGCGACCAGCACGTCGACTGGGGCACGTACTACGACAACGCGCCGCGCGTGATCATGGTGAAGATCGGCGGCATGGCCGCGCGCGACGAGCTGCCCGCCTGGAGCCCGCTCGACGACAAGCCTCCGCCGCGCTGCGCTTCCCGGCACGTCGCGCTCGCCGCGCCTGGTCATTGA
- a CDS encoding AMP-binding protein yields MYGDCSGLVFGIAARSSYTWVATMLAIFRVKAVLLPVPIEFSDEQIGSLLHKATAIFAQDAHTAARISAILPGIACLDAASERSAWPAQGAPAGERIEPGICGIIHTSGTTSKPKGVKIRDEAVGLLVTNVLKRVPQAPLDYLSIVPMSLLIEQVLGVFLPILSGGSLTLMPARYAEYGARSGNARDYLDLIAQVDPNFLYLPPKLLEEADALLESTSVTSLFGRRNPHIITGGAKIPATVLESLDKRGVQVYEAYGLSENSSIISLNHPGHRRIGSAGPLLDGIVPTIVDGELRVLTPTLCAGYYNSDDTSCELTDGYLHTGDIAEIVDGYLYITGRKKHVIILSTARNISPEWVETVYKESALIDDIVVFGEGREEPAAIVLSQHDEAAIRGEMARLEPRLADFARVRRVRVVADIERFRKDYYTVTGRPRRQLIERDLAASLY; encoded by the coding sequence GTGTACGGCGATTGCAGCGGGCTCGTGTTCGGGATCGCCGCCCGCTCGAGCTATACGTGGGTCGCGACGATGCTGGCGATCTTCCGCGTGAAGGCCGTGCTGCTGCCGGTGCCGATCGAATTCTCCGACGAGCAGATCGGCAGCCTGCTGCACAAGGCCACCGCGATCTTCGCGCAGGACGCGCACACCGCGGCGCGCATCAGCGCGATCCTGCCCGGCATCGCGTGCCTCGACGCCGCGAGCGAGCGCAGCGCGTGGCCCGCGCAGGGCGCGCCGGCCGGCGAGCGGATCGAGCCCGGCATCTGCGGGATCATCCATACGTCCGGCACGACGTCGAAGCCGAAGGGCGTGAAGATCCGCGACGAGGCGGTCGGCCTGCTCGTGACGAACGTGCTGAAGCGCGTGCCGCAGGCGCCGCTCGACTACCTGTCGATCGTGCCGATGAGCCTGCTGATCGAACAGGTGCTCGGCGTGTTCCTGCCGATCCTGTCCGGCGGCTCGCTGACGCTGATGCCGGCGCGCTATGCCGAGTACGGCGCGCGCAGCGGCAATGCGCGCGACTACCTGGATCTGATCGCGCAGGTCGATCCGAACTTCCTGTACCTGCCGCCGAAGCTGCTCGAGGAAGCCGACGCGCTGCTCGAATCGACGAGTGTCACGAGCCTGTTCGGCCGCCGCAATCCGCACATCATCACCGGCGGCGCGAAGATTCCGGCCACCGTGCTCGAATCGCTCGACAAGCGCGGCGTGCAGGTCTACGAAGCGTACGGCCTGAGCGAGAACAGCTCGATCATCTCGCTGAACCATCCGGGGCATCGCCGCATCGGCTCCGCCGGCCCGCTGCTCGACGGCATCGTGCCGACGATCGTCGACGGCGAGCTGCGCGTGCTCACCCCGACGCTGTGCGCCGGCTACTACAACTCGGACGACACGTCGTGCGAGCTGACCGACGGCTACCTGCACACGGGCGACATCGCGGAGATCGTCGACGGCTACCTGTACATCACCGGCCGCAAGAAGCACGTGATCATCCTGTCGACGGCCCGCAACATCTCGCCGGAGTGGGTGGAGACGGTCTACAAGGAAAGCGCGCTGATCGACGACATCGTCGTGTTCGGCGAAGGCCGGGAAGAGCCGGCGGCGATCGTGCTGTCGCAGCACGACGAGGCGGCGATTCGCGGCGAGATGGCGCGCCTCGAGCCGCGGCTCGCGGATTTCGCGCGGGTGCGGCGCGTGCGGGTGGTGGCCGACATCGAGCGCTTCCGCAAGGACTATTACACGGTCACGGGCCGGCCGCGCCGCCAGCTGATCGAACGCGATCTCGCGGCGTCGCTGTACTGA
- a CDS encoding TauD/TfdA family dioxygenase: MMDVDVVTAQVHHKPLPRFGFELIESLEPGQKAIDIVDTDQLYENLAHSGVVIYRNFADTLEDFNRFVSQHSARVTFDPARKASTENTAEIDAGHLEMGLHQENGNLPFTPDLQWFFCLEPARVGSETTMCDGLRVLHELSPATRRLFEQRRIKYARRIPWPNVQRFLSIELQVSAHEVNDSHLEVVNQRVPGQHYRRLDQFLVSSERVTDAITTSCFSGRRAFCNSLLGPSVNYEPPLITWEDGTDIDFEVWDEIKDVTARYTYDLFWNKGDIVVIDNTRVMHGRRRLADTGRRIFGAQSYRKGAIA, encoded by the coding sequence ATGATGGATGTTGACGTAGTCACCGCGCAGGTCCACCACAAACCATTGCCGCGCTTCGGCTTCGAATTGATCGAGAGCCTGGAGCCGGGCCAGAAGGCGATCGACATCGTCGATACCGATCAGCTATACGAAAATCTCGCGCACTCGGGCGTCGTGATCTACCGCAACTTCGCGGACACGCTCGAGGATTTCAACCGCTTCGTCAGCCAGCACTCGGCGCGCGTCACGTTCGATCCGGCGCGCAAGGCGTCGACCGAGAACACCGCGGAAATCGACGCGGGCCACCTCGAGATGGGCCTGCATCAGGAAAACGGCAACCTGCCGTTCACGCCGGATCTGCAGTGGTTCTTCTGCCTCGAGCCGGCGCGCGTCGGCTCCGAGACGACGATGTGCGACGGCCTGCGCGTGCTGCACGAGCTGTCGCCGGCCACCCGCCGCCTGTTCGAGCAGCGCAGGATCAAGTACGCGCGCCGCATTCCCTGGCCGAACGTGCAGCGCTTCCTGAGCATCGAGCTGCAGGTGAGCGCGCATGAGGTGAACGACTCGCATCTCGAAGTCGTCAACCAGCGCGTGCCGGGCCAGCACTACCGCCGGCTCGACCAGTTCCTCGTGTCGTCCGAACGCGTGACGGATGCGATCACCACGAGCTGCTTCTCCGGCCGCCGCGCGTTCTGCAATTCGCTGCTCGGGCCGAGCGTGAACTACGAACCGCCGCTCATCACGTGGGAAGACGGCACCGACATCGATTTCGAGGTGTGGGACGAAATCAAGGACGTGACCGCGCGCTACACGTACGACCTGTTCTGGAACAAGGGCGACATCGTCGTGATCGACAACACCCGCGTGATGCACGGCCGCCGCCGCCTCGCGGATACGGGCCGCCGGATCTTCGGCGCGCAAAGCTATCGCAAAGGAGCCATTGCATGA
- a CDS encoding LysR family transcriptional regulator, with protein sequence MLNNNVLRQLDLQDVMVFLCLYEHKSARRTAEVLSISQPTVSYCLKRLRNCFHDVLFDVDHGSLVATPKAEAIEPYLRNVIDAVNHCADMDDDQVAAAAHRVIRVCAPEYFELLLLPGVLESFMKRGRETSLIVERLGRELPVERLLAGEIDFATGFGPGYHRLHPDLQWESVLSDTFVCLTASRKLAPTTRVTLDEFCDMHHVFPTPWISERNMIDGWLEKLGRSRNIVARANTYQACLNIVSRLPVVLTLPQRLIPYLSIPPSVQICDVPLGFPTFTLDVIWATQMEKNHDIRSMRMLFKDLASANALEPGAAHAL encoded by the coding sequence GTGCTCAACAACAACGTATTGCGCCAACTCGACTTGCAGGACGTGATGGTGTTTCTGTGCCTGTACGAACACAAGAGCGCGCGCCGCACCGCCGAGGTGCTGAGCATCAGCCAGCCGACCGTCAGCTATTGCCTGAAGCGGCTGCGCAACTGCTTTCACGACGTGCTGTTCGATGTCGATCACGGCAGCCTCGTGGCGACGCCGAAAGCCGAGGCGATCGAGCCGTATCTGCGCAACGTGATCGATGCGGTGAACCATTGCGCGGACATGGACGACGACCAGGTCGCCGCGGCGGCGCACCGCGTGATCCGCGTGTGCGCGCCGGAGTATTTCGAGCTGTTGCTGCTGCCGGGTGTGCTCGAATCGTTCATGAAGCGCGGCCGCGAGACGTCGCTGATCGTCGAGCGGCTCGGCCGCGAATTACCGGTCGAGCGGCTGCTCGCCGGCGAGATCGATTTCGCGACCGGCTTCGGCCCCGGCTATCACCGGCTGCATCCGGACCTGCAATGGGAATCGGTGCTGTCCGACACGTTCGTGTGCCTGACCGCATCGCGCAAGCTCGCGCCGACGACGCGCGTGACGCTCGACGAGTTCTGCGACATGCATCACGTGTTCCCGACGCCGTGGATCTCCGAGCGCAACATGATCGACGGCTGGCTCGAGAAGCTCGGGCGCTCGCGCAACATCGTCGCGCGGGCGAATACGTATCAGGCCTGCCTGAACATCGTCTCGCGGCTGCCGGTCGTGCTGACGCTGCCGCAACGGCTGATTCCGTACCTGTCGATCCCGCCGTCGGTGCAGATCTGCGACGTGCCGCTCGGCTTTCCGACCTTCACGCTCGACGTGATCTGGGCGACCCAGATGGAAAAGAACCACGACATCCGCAGCATGCGGATGCTGTTCAAGGATCTCGCAAGCGCGAACGCGCTCGAACCCGGCGCGGCGCACGCGCTCTGA
- a CDS encoding MarR family winged helix-turn-helix transcriptional regulator codes for MTVPGTEDHVDLVVAQWRDERPGLDVTSMEIFGRLARLAKHCEKARAEALSPFGFKEGEFDVLATLRRAGKPYELSPTQLYRSLMITSGAITNRLMRLEQAGFVERVPNPHDGRGMAVRLTREGLALIDRAVNVHVDTLNLLLGGLDRDDRTTLASLLKRALLALPGEALPSDGAGWARGEQA; via the coding sequence ATGACGGTTCCGGGTACCGAAGATCACGTTGACCTCGTCGTCGCGCAGTGGCGCGACGAGCGGCCCGGGCTCGACGTGACGTCGATGGAGATCTTCGGCCGGCTGGCGCGGCTGGCGAAGCACTGTGAAAAGGCGCGCGCCGAGGCGCTGTCGCCGTTCGGTTTCAAGGAAGGGGAGTTCGACGTGCTCGCGACGCTGCGGCGCGCGGGAAAGCCGTATGAATTGTCGCCGACGCAACTGTACCGCTCATTGATGATCACGTCGGGCGCAATCACCAACCGGCTGATGCGGCTCGAACAGGCGGGCTTCGTCGAGCGCGTGCCGAATCCGCACGACGGCAGGGGAATGGCCGTGCGATTGACTCGCGAAGGGCTCGCACTGATCGACAGGGCGGTGAATGTACACGTGGACACACTGAATCTGTTGCTCGGCGGGCTGGATCGGGACGACCGCACGACACTTGCATCGCTCCTGAAGCGTGCGCTTCTCGCGCTACCGGGCGAAGCGCTCCCGTCCGATGGCGCAGGGTGGGCGCGAGGGGAGCAGGCGTGA
- a CDS encoding alpha/beta fold hydrolase, with protein MAKLSFKDHDLYYADIGSGLPIMLIHDLGSCGLAWARQVPFLRHAGYRVIVPDLPGHGASSYPDRTLDVRELAGSLQFLLDYLGLESAALVGISLGSAIALTIALDAPARVGKLVVCNGCSNLVDDDFVRRFEFWKCGFARDDGASRWFEEMWPLMVSAEFAQSEAGEIAYQIGHARAATTDSAQLARLCIGIANYDVRRRLNLVRSETLVLQSEDGSIFPATEGQRLAAMIPGARYGTLPGGGHHANLDRAGAFNWAVLRFLGGSNAV; from the coding sequence ATGGCAAAACTATCATTCAAAGACCACGATCTCTATTACGCGGACATCGGCAGCGGCCTGCCGATCATGCTGATTCACGATCTGGGCAGCTGCGGACTCGCCTGGGCACGCCAGGTGCCGTTCCTGCGTCACGCGGGATATCGCGTGATCGTGCCGGACCTGCCCGGTCACGGCGCGTCGTCGTACCCGGATCGCACGCTTGACGTGAGGGAACTTGCCGGCAGCCTGCAGTTTCTGCTGGATTATCTTGGCCTCGAAAGTGCCGCCCTCGTCGGCATCTCGCTTGGTAGCGCGATCGCCTTGACGATCGCGCTCGATGCGCCCGCACGCGTCGGCAAGCTGGTGGTGTGCAACGGCTGTTCGAACCTGGTCGACGACGATTTCGTCCGGCGCTTCGAGTTCTGGAAATGCGGTTTCGCGCGCGACGATGGCGCAAGCCGCTGGTTCGAGGAAATGTGGCCGCTGATGGTGAGCGCCGAATTCGCTCAATCGGAAGCTGGCGAGATCGCGTATCAGATCGGCCATGCGCGCGCGGCAACCACCGATTCCGCGCAGCTTGCCCGCCTTTGCATCGGGATCGCGAACTACGACGTCAGAAGGCGACTGAATCTCGTACGCAGCGAAACGCTCGTGTTGCAAAGCGAAGACGGCAGCATTTTTCCGGCGACCGAAGGGCAACGGCTCGCTGCCATGATTCCGGGTGCCCGCTACGGAACGCTTCCCGGAGGCGGACATCATGCAAATCTCGACCGCGCCGGGGCGTTCAATTGGGCGGTATTGCGCTTTCTTGGCGGGTCAAATGCTGTGTAG
- a CDS encoding DUF2945 domain-containing protein — translation MTTPFEPGDHVRWNSEAGYVTGTIIAVHTQDFDYKGHRHRASPDDPQYEIKSDRTDHVAAHRGRVLERVAGKERT, via the coding sequence ATGACGACGCCGTTCGAACCGGGCGACCATGTCCGCTGGAATTCCGAAGCCGGTTACGTGACCGGCACGATCATTGCGGTGCACACGCAGGATTTCGACTACAAAGGCCATCGTCATCGCGCGTCGCCCGACGACCCCCAATACGAAATAAAAAGCGACCGGACCGATCACGTCGCCGCGCATCGGGGCCGCGTGCTCGAACGCGTCGCCGGCAAGGAGCGCACGTGA
- a CDS encoding DUF488 family protein: MTLPFYTIGHSNRTLGELVAMLRAVDITLLVDIRKMTRSRTNPQFNEATLPVALAPSDIAYEHVAALGGLRGKSRDVPDALNGFWTNRSFHRYADYALSPEFRAGLTRLIALGEQQRCALMCSEAVWWRCHRRIVADYLIARGETVLHIMGLNRVEPARITAGATVRDDGAVVYPDADGDTQEDAAPQSNE, from the coding sequence GTGACGCTCCCGTTCTACACGATCGGCCATTCGAACCGCACGCTCGGCGAACTCGTCGCGATGCTGCGGGCCGTCGACATCACGCTGCTCGTCGATATCCGCAAGATGACGCGCTCGCGCACCAATCCGCAGTTCAACGAAGCGACGCTGCCGGTCGCGCTGGCGCCGTCCGACATCGCCTATGAACACGTCGCCGCGCTCGGCGGCCTGCGCGGCAAGTCGCGCGACGTGCCCGACGCACTCAACGGCTTCTGGACGAACCGCAGCTTCCATCGGTATGCCGACTACGCGCTGTCGCCGGAATTCCGCGCCGGCCTCACGCGGCTGATCGCGCTCGGGGAGCAGCAGCGCTGCGCGCTCATGTGTTCGGAGGCCGTGTGGTGGCGCTGTCACCGGCGCATCGTCGCCGACTACCTGATCGCGCGCGGCGAGACGGTGCTGCACATCATGGGCCTGAATCGTGTCGAGCCGGCGCGCATCACGGCCGGCGCGACGGTCCGCGACGACGGTGCGGTCGTCTATCCGGACGCCGACGGCGATACGCAGGAAGATGCCGCGCCGCAATCGAACGAATGA
- a CDS encoding sulfite exporter TauE/SafE family protein, with the protein MLVLIILAGLWAGLQNSLAGGGSFVTLPALIVSGLSPLSANITSTVALFPAQVTTGWASRHHVRGAGQLPFRALFLISIVGGALGGLLLLKTPSSIFSRLVPWLVLFATAVFAWGSFLRKPSEETVHLGPVTTAVAQFAIAIYGGYFGGGIGFLMMAALTMAGLSPRHAASTKNALAGVMNASAVVLFLTSPHLHWSAALALGGGAVVGGLCGSWALHRVNERVLRLGIVCIGIALTIGLFVRPL; encoded by the coding sequence ATGCTCGTCCTCATCATCCTCGCCGGCCTCTGGGCCGGCCTGCAGAACTCCCTCGCGGGCGGCGGCTCGTTCGTCACGCTGCCCGCGCTGATCGTGTCGGGCCTGTCGCCGCTCTCCGCGAACATCACGTCGACGGTCGCGCTCTTTCCCGCACAGGTGACGACCGGCTGGGCCAGCCGCCACCATGTGCGCGGCGCGGGCCAGCTGCCGTTTCGCGCGCTGTTCCTGATCAGCATCGTCGGCGGCGCGCTCGGCGGCCTGCTGCTGCTGAAGACGCCGTCGTCGATCTTCTCGCGGCTCGTGCCGTGGCTCGTGCTGTTCGCGACGGCCGTGTTCGCGTGGGGCAGCTTCCTGCGCAAGCCGAGCGAGGAGACGGTCCATCTCGGCCCCGTCACGACCGCCGTTGCGCAGTTCGCGATCGCGATCTACGGCGGCTATTTCGGCGGGGGCATCGGCTTCCTGATGATGGCGGCGCTGACGATGGCGGGCCTGTCGCCGCGTCACGCGGCCTCGACGAAGAACGCGCTCGCGGGCGTGATGAACGCGTCGGCGGTCGTGCTGTTCCTGACCTCGCCGCACCTGCACTGGTCCGCCGCGCTCGCGCTCGGCGGCGGCGCCGTCGTCGGCGGGCTGTGCGGATCGTGGGCGCTGCACCGCGTCAACGAGCGCGTGCTGCGGCTCGGCATCGTGTGCATCGGCATCGCGCTGACCATCGGGCTGTTCGTCAGGCCGCTGTGA
- a CDS encoding NnrU family protein, translated as MFVLILGLVIFLGVHSIRIVASRWRAATIARVGERGWKAGYSVASLIGLVLVVRGCGIARDSATLLWVSPVGVRHLTGVLTALAFVLIAAAYVPGNRIKGLVGHPMLAGVMVWAVAHLLANGTLHAVVLFGAFFAWSLILFIVSRTRDRRDRVRYPAGRLSGDVSAIAAGVVAWAVFALFLHGWLIGVRPFG; from the coding sequence ATGTTCGTCCTGATTCTCGGTTTAGTGATCTTTCTTGGTGTGCATTCGATCCGCATCGTGGCCAGCCGCTGGCGCGCCGCGACAATCGCGCGCGTCGGTGAGCGCGGCTGGAAGGCCGGCTATTCGGTTGCGTCGCTGATCGGCTTGGTGTTGGTCGTGCGCGGCTGCGGGATCGCCCGCGACAGCGCGACGCTGCTGTGGGTCTCGCCGGTCGGCGTGCGGCACCTGACCGGCGTGCTGACCGCGCTCGCGTTCGTGCTGATCGCGGCGGCGTATGTGCCGGGCAACCGCATCAAGGGGCTCGTCGGGCACCCGATGCTGGCCGGCGTGATGGTATGGGCCGTCGCGCACCTGCTCGCGAACGGCACGCTGCACGCGGTCGTGCTGTTCGGCGCGTTCTTCGCGTGGTCGCTCATCCTGTTCATCGTGTCGCGCACGCGCGATCGGCGCGACCGCGTCCGTTATCCGGCGGGCCGTCTGTCGGGCGATGTGTCGGCGATCGCGGCCGGCGTCGTCGCATGGGCCGTGTTCGCGCTGTTCCTGCACGGCTGGCTGATCGGCGTGCGGCCGTTCGGCTGA